One genomic segment of Arachis duranensis cultivar V14167 chromosome 4, aradu.V14167.gnm2.J7QH, whole genome shotgun sequence includes these proteins:
- the LOC110280452 gene encoding uncharacterized protein LOC110280452 — MITETTEQVKKIRDRMLTAQSRQKSYANQRQKPLEFEEGNHAFLKVTPTTGVDRAIKTKKLNPQYISPFQILERLWKYTPDASHVLELESVQLKEDLALW, encoded by the exons ATGATAACTGAAACTACTGAACAAGTTAAGAAAATCAGAGATAGGATGCTCACTGCTCAGAGCCGTCAGAAGAGTTACGCCAATCAGAGGCAGAAGCCCTTAGAGTTTGAGGAAGGAAATCATgctttccttaaggttactccgacaaCAGGAGTGGATAGAGCGATTAAGACGAAGAAGCTGAATCCCCAGTACATCAGTCCGTTCCAGATTCTCGAGAGA CTTTGGAAGtatactcctgatgctagccatgtgttggaacTTGAATCGGTTCAGTTAAAGGAAGATTTGGCTCTGTGGTGA